One uncultured Alphaproteobacteria bacterium genomic region harbors:
- a CDS encoding Diguanylate cyclase encodes MHAAEEHLLKGPTPRRVLLVEDDSAHARLTTLQLADAGFAETDRADTLAGALDRLRTRTYDAILLDLGLPDAQGLEGLRHVLAATADAPVLVLTSADDDDQATRAVRMGAQDFLVKGQVDARRLRRAISYGVERKRLLRGSLSASMFENLLNLSRNAVLALNPAIEDGGRCWRVLLANPPCEAVFGRPRREIEGARLDAVLVPAVARELAALLEPVLEGGGQRQQIRVGEGAAARWMMVDALPFSGKVAVIMTDVTQMKRREEQLRAAQERAQKALDEKVGLLHALEQKVPSALRRMLGRIDSAAAAVGEASPAKADLTGARAEVAALASAVDALASQRQSAGFAYLGANYLSVLEISPDLAAVVRAGDGAVMFVNRVGREVLDIGENQPLSALSFFDFVPDDYSVLFESGMAALRGEATRVPMHLARADGQLIDVELMVADCPADGIEDWAGEDLVLVSAVDTTRRNRASRRIIAREEQLRKIMDNVADAIVVVDEDGRIETLNRATETTFGIPSRDLVGTNVGRLLGPARGLDGPALSGLATFLRGGVPARITGWRRHFGRRGRDELFPIELAVRDLNLGERHLFIGLIRDISERVAYEEDIVRMATHDLLTGLANRTHFQDVLGMVLAAARETGNRVALMFFDLNRFKAINDSYGHLVGDRVLTVFAKRLTASLGQRARLLARLSADEFVAILDKTGGEAELLPIAGAVTDAVKVPVIVDNHDIRLSCSVGIAEYPDAGPHTEALVRGAEFAVRTAKARGRDSVQVYDESLSASLVYRQRLETALVTAVEADELQVYYQPKIDLQKGGIVGAEALIRWFHPELGLVSPVAFIPIAEETGQIRDIGEWVLRRVCQDQAARARSGAAVVPVAVNLSAVQFRDANLDRALRGILEEFDLPPKLLELELTESALVEDIDQTVETLSRLKGLGLSIAIDDFGSGYSSFGYLTRFPIDSLKIDRAFVCNIPANRDDMTVTKAIIGMAKALDLMLVAEGVETVEQARFLKDQGCDMAQGYLYSRPVPLGGFQRLLDDGVPRLA; translated from the coding sequence ATGCACGCGGCTGAAGAACATCTGCTGAAAGGTCCGACGCCTCGTCGCGTGCTGCTGGTCGAGGACGATTCCGCGCATGCGCGGCTGACCACCCTGCAACTCGCCGACGCGGGTTTCGCCGAGACCGACCGCGCCGACACCCTGGCGGGCGCGCTCGATCGCCTCCGTACCCGGACCTACGACGCGATTCTTCTCGACCTCGGCCTGCCCGACGCGCAGGGCCTCGAAGGGCTGCGGCACGTCCTCGCCGCCACCGCCGACGCGCCGGTGCTGGTGCTCACCTCCGCCGACGACGACGATCAGGCGACCCGGGCCGTGCGCATGGGCGCGCAGGATTTTCTGGTCAAGGGGCAGGTGGACGCCCGGCGCCTGCGTCGCGCGATCAGCTACGGCGTCGAGCGCAAGCGGCTGCTGCGCGGCAGCCTGTCGGCGTCGATGTTCGAGAATCTCCTCAATCTCAGCCGCAACGCGGTTCTGGCCCTCAACCCCGCGATCGAGGACGGCGGACGGTGCTGGCGGGTGCTGCTCGCCAATCCGCCGTGCGAGGCGGTCTTCGGCCGTCCGCGCCGCGAGATCGAGGGCGCGCGTCTCGATGCCGTGCTGGTGCCCGCGGTCGCGCGGGAACTTGCCGCGCTGCTGGAGCCGGTGCTCGAAGGCGGCGGCCAACGCCAGCAGATCCGCGTCGGCGAGGGTGCGGCGGCACGCTGGATGATGGTCGACGCGCTGCCGTTCTCCGGCAAGGTCGCGGTGATCATGACCGACGTGACGCAGATGAAGCGCCGCGAGGAACAGCTCCGCGCCGCGCAGGAGCGCGCGCAGAAGGCGCTCGACGAGAAGGTGGGGCTGCTGCACGCGCTGGAGCAGAAGGTGCCGTCGGCGTTGCGCCGCATGCTCGGCCGCATCGATTCCGCCGCCGCGGCGGTCGGCGAGGCGTCTCCGGCGAAGGCCGATCTCACCGGCGCGCGCGCCGAGGTCGCCGCGCTCGCCTCCGCGGTCGACGCGCTCGCCAGTCAGCGCCAGAGCGCCGGTTTCGCCTACCTCGGCGCCAACTATCTGTCGGTTCTGGAAATTTCGCCCGATCTCGCGGCAGTGGTGCGCGCCGGAGACGGCGCGGTGATGTTCGTGAACCGGGTCGGCCGCGAGGTTCTCGACATCGGCGAGAACCAGCCGCTGTCCGCCCTGTCGTTCTTCGACTTCGTGCCCGACGACTATTCGGTGCTGTTCGAGAGCGGCATGGCGGCGCTGCGCGGCGAGGCGACGCGGGTGCCGATGCATCTCGCGCGGGCGGACGGCCAGCTCATCGACGTCGAACTGATGGTCGCCGACTGTCCCGCCGACGGCATCGAGGACTGGGCGGGCGAGGATCTGGTGCTGGTTTCGGCGGTGGACACCACCCGGCGCAACCGGGCCTCGCGGCGGATCATCGCGCGCGAGGAGCAGCTCCGCAAGATCATGGACAACGTCGCCGACGCGATCGTCGTGGTCGACGAGGACGGCCGCATCGAGACCCTCAACCGCGCCACCGAAACCACCTTCGGCATTCCCAGCCGCGATCTCGTCGGCACCAACGTCGGCCGTCTTCTCGGCCCCGCGCGCGGCCTCGACGGTCCGGCGCTGTCCGGCCTCGCCACCTTCTTGCGCGGCGGCGTGCCCGCGCGCATCACCGGCTGGCGGCGGCACTTCGGGCGGCGCGGCCGCGACGAGCTGTTCCCGATCGAGCTCGCGGTGCGGGACCTCAACCTCGGCGAACGCCATCTCTTCATCGGCCTGATCCGCGACATTTCCGAGCGCGTCGCCTACGAGGAGGACATCGTGCGGATGGCGACCCACGACCTCCTCACCGGTCTCGCCAACCGCACCCATTTCCAGGACGTGCTGGGAATGGTGCTGGCGGCGGCGCGCGAGACCGGCAATCGCGTCGCGCTGATGTTCTTCGACCTCAACCGCTTCAAGGCGATCAACGACAGCTACGGGCACCTCGTCGGCGACCGGGTGCTGACGGTGTTCGCGAAACGGCTCACCGCGAGTTTGGGCCAGCGCGCGCGGCTGCTGGCGCGCCTGTCCGCCGACGAGTTCGTGGCGATTCTCGACAAGACCGGCGGCGAGGCGGAACTGCTGCCGATCGCGGGCGCGGTTACCGATGCGGTCAAGGTTCCGGTGATCGTCGACAACCACGACATCCGCCTGTCGTGCAGCGTCGGCATCGCCGAATATCCCGACGCCGGCCCCCACACCGAGGCGCTGGTGCGCGGCGCGGAGTTCGCGGTACGCACCGCGAAGGCGCGCGGCCGCGATTCGGTGCAGGTCTACGACGAAAGCCTGTCCGCCTCCCTGGTCTATCGCCAGAGGCTCGAAACCGCGCTGGTGACGGCGGTGGAGGCCGACGAACTCCAGGTCTACTACCAGCCGAAGATCGACCTCCAGAAGGGCGGCATCGTCGGCGCCGAGGCGTTGATCCGGTGGTTCCACCCCGAGCTCGGGCTGGTCTCGCCGGTCGCCTTCATTCCGATCGCCGAGGAGACCGGCCAGATCCGCGACATCGGCGAGTGGGTGCTGCGGCGGGTGTGCCAGGATCAGGCGGCGCGCGCCCGCTCCGGCGCGGCGGTGGTGCCGGTGGCGGTCAACCTTTCGGCGGTGCAGTTCCGCGACGCCAACCTCGACCGTGCCCTGCGCGGCATCCTCGAGGAGTTCGACCTGCCGCCGAAGCTGCTGGAGCTGGAGCTGACCGAAAGCGCGCTGGTGGAAGACATCGACCAGACCGTCGAGACGCTGTCGCGGCTCAAGGGGCTGGGGCTGTCGATCGCGATCGACGATTTCGGCTCGGGCTACTCGTCGTTCGGCTACCTTACCCGCTTTCCCATCGATTCCCTCAAGATCGACCGCGCCTTCGTGTGCAATATCCCCGCCAACCGCGACGACATGACGGTGACCAAGGCGATCATCGGCATGGCCAAGGCGCTCGACCTGATGCTGGTGGCCGAGGGCGTCGAAACCGTGGAACAGGCCCGCTTTCTCAAGGACCAGGGGTGCGACATGGCGCAGGGCTACCTCTACAGCCGCCCGGTGCCGCTCGGCGGATTCCAGCGCCTGCTCGACGACGGCGTGCCGCGGCTGGCCTGA
- a CDS encoding Uncharacterized AIPM/Hcit synthase family transferase aq_356, translated as MSGDRVFLYDSTLRDGAQTQGVDFTAADKVAIATELDRLGIDYVEGGWPGANATDDQFFANPPTLRRTRLAAFGMTRRNGRSAHNDAGLQALFASGAGVVTLVGKTWEHQVEVALGVDRDENLRMIADSVAAAQARVGEAMFDAEHFFDGYKANPDYALACVEAAYRAGARWVVLCDTNGGTLPHEIEAIVGAVTKRIPGSHLGIHCHDDTGNAVANSLVAVRAGVRQIQGTLNGLGERCGNANLVSLIPTLMLKMGMDTGVSREGLRLLKTVSHMLDERLNRAPNRHAPYVGASAFAHKGGLHASAVAKDPSCYEHVDPETVGNMRRVVVSDQSGRSNILARLADAGVEVDPADPRIGDLLAEVKSKEADGLTFDGADASFELFARRFLGGVPEFFSVHSFRVIDERRYNARGELVHVSEATARVLVDNRYSMEAGEGHGPVNALDAALRKVLVPAFPALDRLALVDYKVRIMAPERGTAAVTRVMIESADAATGARWTTVGVSEDIIDASFNALHDSIVYFLMKA; from the coding sequence ATGAGCGGCGACCGCGTGTTCCTCTACGACAGTACCCTGCGCGACGGCGCGCAAACCCAGGGGGTGGATTTCACCGCCGCCGACAAGGTGGCGATCGCCACCGAGCTCGACCGCCTGGGGATCGACTACGTGGAGGGGGGGTGGCCCGGCGCCAACGCCACCGACGATCAGTTCTTCGCCAACCCGCCGACGCTCCGGCGTACCCGTCTCGCCGCCTTCGGCATGACCCGCCGCAACGGCCGCTCGGCCCACAACGACGCGGGCCTCCAGGCGCTGTTCGCCTCCGGTGCGGGGGTCGTCACCCTGGTCGGCAAGACCTGGGAGCATCAGGTCGAGGTCGCGCTCGGCGTCGACCGCGACGAAAACCTGCGGATGATCGCCGACAGCGTCGCGGCCGCGCAGGCGCGGGTCGGAGAGGCGATGTTCGACGCCGAGCACTTCTTCGACGGCTACAAGGCCAACCCGGATTACGCGCTCGCCTGCGTCGAGGCGGCGTATCGGGCCGGGGCGCGCTGGGTGGTGCTGTGCGACACCAACGGCGGCACCCTGCCGCACGAGATCGAGGCGATCGTCGGCGCGGTGACCAAGCGGATCCCCGGCAGCCACCTCGGCATCCACTGCCACGACGACACCGGCAACGCGGTCGCCAACTCGCTTGTTGCGGTGCGCGCCGGGGTGCGGCAGATCCAGGGAACGCTGAACGGCCTCGGCGAGCGCTGCGGCAACGCCAATCTGGTGTCGCTGATCCCGACCCTGATGCTGAAGATGGGCATGGACACCGGCGTCTCGCGCGAGGGCTTGCGGCTCCTCAAGACGGTGTCGCACATGCTCGACGAGCGCCTCAACCGCGCGCCCAACCGCCACGCCCCCTACGTCGGCGCGTCCGCCTTCGCCCACAAGGGCGGGCTGCACGCTTCGGCGGTGGCGAAGGACCCATCGTGCTACGAGCACGTCGATCCGGAGACGGTCGGCAACATGCGGCGCGTCGTCGTTTCCGACCAGTCGGGGCGCTCCAACATCCTCGCCCGCCTCGCCGACGCCGGAGTGGAGGTCGACCCCGCCGATCCGCGCATCGGCGACCTTCTCGCCGAGGTCAAGAGCAAGGAGGCGGACGGCCTCACCTTCGACGGCGCGGACGCGAGCTTCGAGCTGTTCGCGCGGCGCTTCCTCGGCGGCGTGCCGGAGTTCTTCTCGGTGCACTCGTTCCGCGTCATCGACGAACGCCGCTACAATGCCCGCGGCGAACTCGTCCACGTGTCCGAGGCGACCGCGCGGGTGCTGGTGGACAACCGCTATTCGATGGAGGCGGGGGAGGGGCACGGCCCGGTCAACGCGCTCGACGCGGCTCTGCGCAAGGTGCTGGTGCCCGCGTTCCCGGCGCTCGACCGGCTCGCCCTGGTGGATTACAAGGTGCGGATCATGGCGCCCGAGCGCGGCACCGCCGCGGTCACCCGGGTGATGATCGAAAGCGCGGACGCCGCCACCGGTGCGCGCTGGACCACCGTCGGCGTGTCCGAGGACATCATCGACGCCTCGTTCAACGCGCTGCACGACAGCATCGTCTACTTCCTGATGAAGGCTTGA
- a CDS encoding Putative cob(II)yrinic acid a,c-diamide reductase (modular protein) (Evidence 3 : Function proposed based on presence of conserved amino acid motif, structural feature or limited homology), whose product MSSDMSGTDTSRAQPETVTNGAAPAIVLVRPQLAENIGMVARAMLNCALGEMRLVAPNEPATHERAIASSSGADLVLRAAVDYPDTRAAIADCHWVLATTARRREQVKPVMTPHRAAAELRARIAAGQKVAVLFGPERTGLDNDDVSLADAVCEVPLNPAYCSLNLAQAVLLLAYEWYQSGCEAPAYELVMNETAPATKDEVLNLYAHIERELDLCGFLRVEDKRPSMVRNLRALFNRAELTEQDVRTLHGMVAELAHGSLRRARRLGIDVDRLRAAPLPLYTSKPMFDSRFCDQLTQLLVWRRDVRRFSTEPVSETAVAELIEQACLAPSVGNCQPWRFVIVADPGRRARVRASFEAANAEALAGYSGEKAQLYASLKLSGLDRAPVQIAVFADPDPAEGAGLGRRTMPQAVQYSAVAAVQTLWLAARARGLGLGMVSILDPAEVSAVCEVPTDWDLIAYLCIGYPEEEHADPELVRAGWQERLPVETVVFRR is encoded by the coding sequence TTGAGTTCGGATATGTCGGGTACCGATACCTCGCGGGCGCAGCCCGAAACCGTCACCAACGGTGCGGCTCCGGCGATCGTTCTGGTGCGGCCGCAACTCGCCGAGAACATCGGCATGGTGGCGCGCGCGATGCTCAACTGCGCGCTCGGCGAGATGCGCCTGGTGGCGCCCAACGAACCGGCGACCCACGAACGCGCGATCGCGTCGTCCTCGGGCGCGGATCTGGTGCTGCGCGCCGCCGTCGACTATCCCGATACCCGCGCCGCGATCGCCGACTGCCATTGGGTGCTCGCCACCACCGCGCGCCGCCGCGAACAGGTCAAGCCGGTGATGACGCCGCACCGCGCCGCCGCCGAGCTGCGCGCGCGCATCGCCGCGGGGCAGAAGGTGGCGGTGCTGTTCGGCCCCGAGCGCACCGGATTGGACAACGACGACGTATCGCTCGCCGACGCGGTGTGCGAGGTGCCCCTCAACCCCGCCTACTGTTCGCTCAATCTCGCGCAGGCGGTGTTGCTGCTGGCCTACGAGTGGTATCAGTCGGGCTGCGAGGCGCCGGCCTACGAACTGGTGATGAACGAAACCGCGCCCGCGACCAAGGACGAGGTGCTGAACCTCTACGCCCACATCGAGCGCGAGCTGGATCTGTGCGGCTTCCTGCGCGTCGAGGACAAGCGGCCGAGCATGGTGCGCAACCTGCGCGCCCTGTTCAACCGCGCCGAACTCACCGAGCAGGACGTGCGCACCCTCCACGGCATGGTCGCCGAACTCGCCCACGGGTCGCTCCGGCGCGCCCGCAGGCTCGGCATCGACGTCGACCGGCTGCGCGCGGCGCCGCTGCCGCTCTATACCTCGAAGCCGATGTTCGACTCGCGCTTCTGCGATCAGCTCACCCAGCTTCTCGTCTGGCGGCGCGACGTGCGGCGCTTCTCCACCGAGCCGGTGTCGGAAACCGCGGTGGCGGAGCTGATCGAGCAGGCCTGTCTCGCGCCTTCGGTCGGCAACTGCCAGCCGTGGCGCTTCGTGATCGTCGCGGATCCCGGCCGCCGCGCCCGCGTGCGCGCGAGTTTCGAGGCGGCGAACGCCGAGGCGCTCGCCGGCTACTCGGGCGAGAAGGCGCAGCTCTACGCGTCGCTCAAGCTTTCCGGGCTCGACCGCGCGCCGGTGCAGATCGCGGTGTTCGCCGATCCGGATCCGGCGGAGGGGGCGGGGCTCGGCCGCCGGACGATGCCGCAGGCGGTGCAGTATTCGGCGGTGGCGGCGGTGCAGACCCTATGGCTGGCGGCGCGCGCGCGCGGCCTCGGCCTCGGCATGGTGTCGATCCTCGATCCCGCCGAGGTGAGCGCCGTCTGCGAGGTGCCGACCGACTGGGATCTGATCGCCTATCTCTGCATCGGCTACCCCGAGGAAGAGCACGCCGACCCGGAGCTGGTGCGGGCCGGATGGCAGGAGCGTCTGCCGGTCGAAACCGTGGTGTTCCGGCGCTGA
- the rpsD gene encoding 30S ribosomal protein S4, with the protein MSKRHSCKHKIDRRLGVNLWGRGKSPVNKREYGPGQHGQRRRKPTDFGTQLMAKQKLKGYYANISERQFRRYYAEASRRTGDTGENLIGLLESRLDAAIYRLKFVPTVFAARQLVNHGHVKVNGRRVNISSFMLRAGDVIEIREQSKQMALILEAIESGERDVPDYFDVDHKAMKGTFIRMPKLADVPYPVSMEPNLVVEFYSR; encoded by the coding sequence ATGTCGAAGCGTCATTCCTGCAAGCATAAGATCGACCGCCGTCTCGGCGTCAACCTGTGGGGCCGCGGCAAGAGCCCGGTCAACAAGCGCGAATACGGCCCGGGCCAGCATGGCCAGCGCCGCCGCAAGCCGACCGATTTCGGCACCCAGCTGATGGCGAAGCAGAAGCTCAAGGGCTACTACGCCAACATCTCCGAGCGCCAGTTCCGCCGCTATTACGCCGAGGCCTCGCGCCGCACCGGCGACACCGGCGAGAACCTCATCGGCCTGCTGGAGAGCCGTCTGGACGCCGCGATCTATCGCCTCAAGTTCGTGCCGACGGTGTTCGCCGCGCGCCAGCTCGTGAACCACGGCCACGTCAAGGTCAACGGCCGCCGCGTCAACATCTCGTCGTTCATGCTCCGGGCGGGCGACGTGATCGAGATCCGCGAGCAGTCGAAGCAGATGGCGCTGATCCTCGAGGCGATCGAGTCCGGCGAGCGCGACGTGCCGGATTACTTCGACGTCGACCACAAGGCGATGAAGGGCACCTTCATCCGCATGCCGAAGCTCGCCGACGTGCCGTATCCGGTGTCGATGGAGCCGAACCTGGTGGTCGAATTCTACAGCCGTTAA
- a CDS encoding conserved hypothetical protein (Evidence 4 : Homologs of previously reported genes of unknown function) yields MEDELIGTVKLFAGNFTPRNYLECDGRLLPIREYQALFALLADTYGGDRQTTFALPKLDRIGQCRYIICVKGIFPSRD; encoded by the coding sequence ATGGAAGACGAACTCATCGGCACCGTGAAGCTGTTCGCCGGCAACTTCACGCCGAGAAATTACCTGGAATGCGACGGACGTTTGCTGCCGATCCGCGAGTATCAGGCGCTGTTCGCGCTCCTCGCCGATACCTACGGCGGCGACCGGCAAACCACCTTCGCCCTGCCGAAACTCGACCGCATCGGCCAGTGCCGCTACATCATCTGCGTGAAGGGCATCTTCCCCAGCCGCGACTGA
- a CDS encoding GCN5-related N-acetyltransferase, with amino-acid sequence MAEGTGGEHPALETDRGDPPPSLRRALPADLDALVALEDRAFDGDRLSRRSFKRFLDRIRSSDLLVLERGGVVSGYALVIYRAGTALARLYSIAVDPACKGRGLGARLLAEAEHAAFARDCAVMRLESRPDNTAAIALYTRHGYRQFDVVPDYYEDHAAALRFHKWLATEPPRADLRARRRVPPYYPQTTEFTCGPAAMMMGMAAFDPGLALDRRLELRLWREATTIFMTAGLGGCDPVGMAAALARHGFETEAFINSSAPLFLDSVRDPEKRAVMTVAQEDFRDQARALGVAVHDKALARAELRDLLDGGAVVLVLLSQYRMLRARAPHWVTAFAHADQRIFIHDPWLEPDDHETPMAAAALPIPEDEFDRMACYGKSRLRAAVVIKGTFRK; translated from the coding sequence ATGGCGGAAGGAACAGGCGGCGAGCATCCGGCCCTCGAAACCGACCGGGGCGACCCGCCGCCCAGTCTGAGGCGGGCTTTGCCCGCCGACCTCGACGCCCTGGTGGCGCTGGAAGACCGCGCGTTCGACGGCGACCGCCTGTCGCGACGCAGCTTCAAACGTTTTCTCGATCGTATCCGCAGCTCCGATCTCCTGGTTCTCGAACGGGGGGGCGTGGTGTCCGGTTACGCTCTGGTGATCTACCGCGCCGGTACCGCGCTGGCGCGCCTCTATTCCATCGCCGTCGATCCCGCGTGCAAGGGCCGGGGCCTCGGCGCGCGGCTGCTGGCGGAGGCGGAACACGCCGCGTTCGCTCGCGATTGCGCGGTGATGCGGTTGGAATCCCGGCCCGACAACACCGCCGCGATCGCCCTCTACACCCGCCACGGCTACCGCCAGTTCGACGTGGTTCCCGACTATTACGAGGACCACGCGGCGGCGCTGCGCTTCCACAAGTGGCTGGCGACCGAACCGCCGCGCGCCGATCTGCGCGCCCGCCGCCGGGTGCCGCCCTATTATCCGCAGACCACCGAGTTCACCTGCGGCCCGGCGGCGATGATGATGGGGATGGCGGCGTTCGACCCCGGGCTCGCGCTCGACCGCCGTCTGGAACTGCGGTTGTGGCGCGAGGCGACGACGATCTTCATGACCGCGGGCCTCGGCGGTTGCGACCCGGTGGGGATGGCGGCGGCGCTGGCGCGTCACGGCTTCGAGACCGAGGCGTTCATCAATTCTTCCGCGCCGTTGTTTCTCGATTCGGTGCGCGACCCCGAGAAGCGCGCGGTGATGACGGTGGCGCAGGAGGACTTTCGCGATCAGGCGCGGGCGCTCGGCGTCGCGGTCCACGACAAGGCGCTCGCGCGCGCCGAACTGCGCGATCTGCTCGACGGCGGGGCGGTGGTGCTGGTGCTGTTGAGCCAGTACCGCATGCTGCGCGCCCGGGCGCCGCATTGGGTCACCGCGTTCGCCCATGCCGATCAACGCATCTTCATCCACGATCCCTGGCTCGAACCCGACGACCACGAAACTCCGATGGCCGCCGCGGCGTTGCCGATTCCCGAGGACGAGTTCGACCGCATGGCCTGCTACGGCAAGTCGCGCCTGCGCGCCGCGGTCGTGATCAAAGGAACCTTCCGCAAATGA
- a CDS encoding Ribosomal protein S6 glutaminyl transferase related protein produces MTDWIILVDSPRDVGQADTPHKVMTVRDYLARPQLFNSLRPTVINLSRNTAYQSAGYYASLLAGARGHRVMPTVQTLLELSRKDLYRDALPDLEDKLNRCLKGRDDAPEVDFKVFVAFGRTQFPGLDAFALLLFDWFRCPLIEISVEAGPWRAIEKIRPLALHRLDAAQKTFAMEAMERQTRRGWQVAKGKIPARYSLAVLHNPREALPPSKKSSLERLAQVARRHGVEVDPIEKHDLARLAEYDALFIRETTSIDNHTYRFARRAEQEGMPVIDDTVSMIRCTNKVYLKELLESRNIAIPRSLVLNGRAALDDAESELGFPMVIKIPDGSFSRGVHKVDDRAALDALAARLFVDTDLLLAQEFMPTDYDWRVGVLGGEPLFACQYLMAPHHWQIIKHTTDGRAVEGRFNTVAVEDAPPEVISTAVKAARLIGGGLYGVDLKENARGVHVIEINDNPNLDSHAEGAVLKDELWSRLIKWFVARLDER; encoded by the coding sequence ATGACCGACTGGATCATCCTGGTCGATTCCCCCCGCGACGTCGGCCAGGCCGACACGCCGCACAAGGTGATGACGGTGCGCGACTATCTCGCCCGGCCGCAGCTCTTCAACAGCCTGCGCCCGACGGTCATCAACCTCTCGCGCAACACCGCCTACCAGAGCGCCGGGTATTACGCCTCGCTGCTGGCGGGGGCGCGCGGCCACCGCGTGATGCCGACGGTGCAGACCTTGCTGGAGCTGTCGCGGAAGGATCTCTACCGCGACGCGCTGCCGGATCTCGAGGACAAGCTCAACCGCTGCCTGAAGGGGCGGGACGACGCGCCCGAGGTCGATTTCAAGGTGTTCGTGGCGTTCGGCCGCACCCAGTTTCCGGGCCTCGACGCGTTCGCGCTGTTGCTGTTCGATTGGTTCCGCTGCCCGCTGATCGAGATCAGCGTCGAGGCCGGGCCGTGGCGGGCGATCGAGAAGATCCGGCCGTTGGCGTTGCACCGCCTCGACGCCGCGCAGAAGACGTTCGCGATGGAGGCGATGGAGCGCCAGACCCGGCGCGGCTGGCAGGTGGCGAAGGGCAAGATCCCGGCGCGCTATTCGCTCGCGGTGCTGCACAACCCGCGCGAGGCGCTGCCGCCGTCGAAGAAGTCCTCGCTCGAACGCCTCGCCCAGGTGGCGCGGCGGCACGGCGTCGAGGTCGATCCGATCGAGAAGCACGATCTTGCGCGGTTGGCGGAATACGATGCGCTGTTCATCCGCGAGACCACCTCGATCGACAACCACACCTACCGCTTCGCCCGCCGCGCCGAGCAGGAAGGGATGCCGGTGATCGACGACACCGTGTCGATGATCCGCTGCACCAACAAGGTCTACCTCAAGGAACTGCTGGAATCCCGCAACATCGCGATCCCGCGCAGCCTGGTGCTCAACGGCCGCGCGGCGCTCGACGATGCCGAGAGCGAACTCGGCTTTCCGATGGTGATCAAGATTCCCGACGGTTCGTTTTCGCGCGGCGTCCACAAGGTCGACGACCGCGCCGCGCTCGACGCGCTGGCGGCGCGGCTGTTCGTCGATACCGACCTCCTGCTGGCGCAGGAGTTCATGCCTACCGACTACGACTGGCGGGTCGGCGTGCTCGGCGGCGAGCCGCTGTTCGCCTGCCAGTATCTGATGGCGCCCCACCACTGGCAGATCATCAAGCACACCACCGATGGCCGCGCCGTCGAGGGGCGCTTCAACACCGTCGCGGTCGAGGACGCGCCGCCGGAGGTGATCTCCACGGCGGTCAAGGCGGCGCGGCTGATCGGCGGCGGGCTCTACGGCGTCGACCTCAAGGAGAACGCGCGCGGCGTCCACGTCATCGAGATCAACGACAACCCCAACCTCGACAGCCACGCCGAGGGCGCGGTGCTGAAGGACGAGCTCTGGTCGCGCCTGATCAAGTGGTTCGTCGCACGCCTGGACGAACGCTGA
- a CDS encoding exported hypothetical protein (Evidence 5 : No homology to any previously reported sequences), which produces MRKFRGLIACALALAALLHPGAAFAHKVIHRLSIEGDAVVGRIGYFNAGWAADAPVEVRDDQGRILFETRTDADGRFRFVPTETTAHLVHANLGGGHVLDVRIEAADLPPGVAAAETETDSQPKRRSFWDRLTGR; this is translated from the coding sequence ATGCGAAAATTCCGCGGGCTGATCGCCTGTGCCCTGGCGCTGGCGGCGCTGCTGCATCCGGGCGCGGCGTTCGCCCACAAGGTCATCCACCGCCTGTCGATCGAGGGCGACGCGGTGGTCGGACGGATCGGCTATTTCAACGCCGGATGGGCGGCGGACGCGCCGGTCGAGGTGAGGGACGACCAAGGGCGGATCCTGTTCGAAACCCGCACCGACGCCGACGGCCGGTTCCGCTTCGTGCCGACCGAGACCACCGCGCACCTCGTCCACGCCAACCTCGGCGGCGGCCACGTGCTCGACGTGCGCATCGAGGCCGCCGACCTGCCGCCGGGCGTCGCCGCCGCGGAAACCGAAACCGACTCCCAGCCGAAACGCCGCTCGTTCTGGGACCGGCTGACCGGGCGCTGA